GTGGAGCTCTGAGTTTGCACATTTGAACTGCTCAGTGAACCGGAAGGTGTTAAGTCTTTGGCAAAGTCTTTGAAACTGGAGAGCAGTAAATGGACACAGTTATTAATTAAACCCTCTACAGTTAACACAGCCTTGTTCTTTGCAATTATAGGTcctcttttaaatgtgaaatagaAGTATAATGAATACTCACATCAGCATGTTCATGGAATGGGTTAAGGCCAAGTCCCTTCCAGTAAGTGACTGTGTCAAACTCAATCTTGTATAACCCTGTTACAAATTGTTTCTCGGTTATAAGCTCATGGATCTCGCCATATTCATTGGTTTTTCTGCATGAGAGCAAGaaagtatatatttattttcGTGTTCAGATGTTTGAAAGAAAGAACCAATATGTAGCATTGAACTACAATGACATTCTGtagccagacatctgggaaaatGCTGACTGGTCATCTGAAATAACTTGTTCCTTTCTGTACTGTGGAGGCCTCACAAAGTCTGTCCTTGCATCTAGATCTCCCATGCATACCACAAAGTATGTCTGGGCTGTAGAAGCTTCTTTATTGTTACTGCCGCAAAGATTGGAGGTAAGCCAAAAGAAACCTGGCATGGGTGTTTGCTGTCTTCTGATAAGGCTGTCAGGCTGAGTCCAGAGTTGTTTAAATGTTACTtcagagccagcagggggcacacaAGAAAAACTCACCTGTGGCCTAAGAGTGCATAACTCCCATGATGTTTTAATAAACCCATTTAAACTAGTGGTTATTTACCCTATTATTTATTAATACTTCACATAAGGTTGTTCCTAATTTTGTCTTTTTAGGAGAGTACTTTGTTCTGGTTTATTTACAAGAATTATTTGAATTACACTGAGGTTGCCATAGGTTTGACCAAGAGTATAGTCTTGTGAAATCTTTTTAGTCCATTGAGTTGTCTGACCTTCACAAGCAGATAGGTTTGTTTAAATTAGTCTATCAGGACATTAGTATTGTCTAGAAACTGCAGAGCTTTAAGTGCTAGCTGATGTGGAGTCTGTATTGAATTTTGTCTCCTGGCTTAACGTAGCTCCTCTTAAAAACACTCTATTTCCACTTAATCAGTCCTATAGTGGGGAATTAGTGATCCGATATCGGTGGATAGTATGACACTCGTATTTTATATGCGTGTTTCACTCATCTCCATCCACCGTTTAAAGTTCTGAATGCTGAGACTCAGTCTCTAAATGTCTCTGTTGCATTTCTTCATTTCAATAAAAGGTAAACGCTAATCAGTACATCAACTGACACATTCAAGTCCCTCATTTGTTTTAGTATAAGACAAGGAAATTCAGCACTTAATGATAAACCATCTAGGAACCTGTTAAATCACAGATGCCATATGCTTTCAAGCCCGTTCTTAGAATTTTTCATCATTGATAGAAAAAGTAGACAAACATTTTATCCTCCTACATTGATCACTTTCAAGCAACTCCCCATTTACTTTACAGACTTTCTCAACTATACCCTGATAACTCTTTTAGCTAAAAGTACAGTGATGGACTCAAGTGGGCTTCTGAGAATCCCTTGTTAAAATTCCACTACCACACTGAAGTGAGCGTGGAAGTAATTTCTCTGTCTCTAATGAAGTTCAACTACTTACTGGGCTCTGCATTATCATCTCTGCCAAATAGACGGAATAAAAATACCACTGCATGTTCTTTGCATCAGatctcaggtttttttaaataccctCAGAAACTGATCCTAGAGCATCCaactctcccccctctcccccccgcacatACACCCACACAATGTTTGCACACACACCTGCCCACACATCTCAGTGCACTGTATTGTGTATACTACTAGTATAGTCAATATGTTTTTTAGGAATAAGTATACATACCTCAAGTGGCAGCATATGCTTTCAGCTGTTCACCATGTGCTCTTGCTTCCTTCTTTGGGTATGATGGCACATTTTGGTTTAAATGGGAAATCATAGGGCTGGATTTTCCATTCCCTTACCCCTACTTGATGTGATCCTATGCAGCCCTGGGCCGTTAGGTTTGTCAGAGACTAACTCTTTAAACAATGTATTGGCACCTTTGTTCTAATACTTGGAGCACCACCACTATAAGAATTTCTTTGTGTAGCAATGTTGGAGAACTTGCATACATTTATGTTCTAGGCTTTTTACTGGTCTGAGGCTGGGATCCCATTAGTGGTGGATTCCTGCAGTGTGACGACTTTCACTATCCACTTTCTGAAATGATCCAGACTATTGTAGACTACTTGACAGAGGATAATGGTTTCCCTAGACTTTCTCCTGGAAGTTGCTATACTACCGATATCTTGAAACAATATATTTATGCTCCAGTGCAGCCAGAATTCTTAACTAGAGTTTTCAACTTCAAACAGATTAGAAGTCTCTTCTGACTATAGTGTATTATATTATGTAGAAATTGGTGGGCTTTCATTCTCTGCTAAAGCAGAGGTGGACTTCATGCTAAGAATTGATGTGCTTCTTGTAGCCATAAAGTGAAGTGTCATGAAGAGGGAAGAGTCAAACAGCAATTGATGGAAGAATAGTTTTCTATACCACATTTCATGCTGCCTGTGAGTTACCTCCCTTGTGTTTACAATTTTTTCAAACCATTCAGGAGCCAGTCTGCTAGCTTTGCAGCTATAATTTACTTAGAAGAAGAGACCCCCACACAGAGTAAATATTTGGTGTAGGCATAAATTACCTTATTACTTCTCAGATTGTAACTAATGACATTATACGTATGTTTTTAAGATGAATGCATGTAAAATGTGGGTTTTCTAATCTTTGGCCTCTTTCAATGcctccctcacccccttctcATTGTATTATATGACTTACCCTGAACTTAAGAGCTGCCAGGTCCCATCATCAGCCTTTTTATATAATTTAATAGGTACACTGGAAGCTGGACTTCCTCTGACTGAATCTAGAATTTTCACAATAAGAGGGTGCTTGGAATCATGAGAGCCCTGCATGTAGGGAAAAGAGAGATTATATAGGAGTGATGGGCCATGATAAAGCATGCCCcttagaaatttcattttttagaaTTAGAAGATATCACATATTTTCATATACCAGGTACATAAGTTTACTGTATAATACGAAAATTTTGCCTGCAGGATCACAAGGAGAGAGCATATGCTGTACCCTACAAAGGGGTGCGCTCCTCATGTGCACTGCGAACCTGTCCTCAGAGATGGAATGCCTCTCAGCACTCCCTCTGGGGTGACGCAGTTCTGACTAGCATCCAGTGCAGAGTTATTGCTAACTGGCACAACCAAGCCACAGATGACCGAATAAAAGTTTAATCCTGGAAACGGGGAGTGGTGATGGTTTGGAATCCAGCAATCTGATCTCCTTGTTTTAgtgtgggggctggaggagagctCTCTTGGTCAGGAGAGGCTTCCCGGTGGTCACATTATCCCATTCCTCCCTTCGTTCAACTGTCAGCTTGGCAAGCCGTGCACATGTGCTCTGTCTCGCTATCATAACCCCATTATGGGCCAGACTGTGGTCAGCCCTTGGGCAAGTGTGCACAGGTATAAGGTGTAAGTAGCTTCCCCTGCACAAAGCCTACAACAATTATATTCCATGTGCTCGTTAGATCAGTGACTGCTTCCTCCCTGAGAAGCCAGCAACCCCAAAGGGAATGAGGATAAAACAAGACCATGCTTGTCTCATAACCccttaagtaaaaaaaaaaacccttagaaCTCTATGGTAGCTGCTGGTTAGTGATAACTACCGAGTCTGCTTAACCATTATTGGTTTCAAAAATCAGGTTtcagtttctgattttttttttttttattcaaagaaAGGTTCTTATTCAAAAATTGTAATAACATAAACTGTGTGACCCCTTCCCTCACCTGTAATTCCTTCTAGGGACCTATGACAATCTACTTCACCTCTGGAGATCCTGCCACATAGCCTGAGAAAAACTCATCTATGAAACTAACCAACCGGAATAAACTCGGTGGCCCTGATTGACTTTCTCACTCCTTTCCCACTCTTCCCCACCGATTTCTAGGATGAAGAGCCTCCTGCCTGCTGAGGTTTCTGATGTCATCAGTGGGGCAGATTGTAGAGGGGTTGTCAACTTCTATGGATAAAGGAGTTTCTTAGCCACCACCTCAGAAACTTTGTCAGGGTGTGGAGGACAGGATAATTAAAAACATATGGACTAGCTTCCCCAAACATCAGAAGTGGCCCTGTGGAGCAGAGTGGGAGTACAAGGGGAATGCTGCTGGGGGAGATCAACAGGCTACACAGTGTGTGGATCTCCAACATTTTTCAGAGCCACATGAGTGCCACCAGAAGTGAGAAGAGGGGAAACGGGGCCCTAGACTTGGTCCCAGGCCTCTTTCCGAGCAGGAGATATGGCAATCCACTCCAACTACAGAATGGTGATGGGGAGACCTGGAGCAATAAAGGAGGAGTGGGTAGAGAAGAGACAAAGCACCACTTCATTTCCCTTCGCTCCTGAGGTTGGAGCAAGAGCCATTACAGAAGGAATTAGCTGGTGAGTCAGTAGGCAGCAGTTGACAGGCCTGCTGGGAGGTGAATTCTCATGTCATATATCCACCCAACCAGTACTGCCCGTTGAGATGATGATCAGCTGATGATGGCTTTGATGTCTTGTGAGGGGAGGAGTTGCTTCtccacagcctcccaaggctgAAACCATATTTGGGAGAGAAGGTCCTTTTTAGTGGCTGTTGAAATTATCCTGATAGCAGGTGCTACCTCCTATTACAGCCTATCTACTGCTTTCATCAAGATAAATAACTACAGCAAAGGgggaagcacttttttttttgtagaaataaGAAAAGCGGTAGGAGAATGCAGGGCCAACGCAcaatatacaattaaaataaatgtaataaaataggCTGATTTGTCTTTAACTTATTCCAAttctcatcattttaaaaaagaaaaaatgaggtAGGTTACATCGATCTCACATGAAAGGCCACCTCAATACCAAAACACTTACCGGTGGTGCGGCTTCAGAGAAAACCACCAGTCCAGCTAAGAAAACAAGGAGCAAAGAACGAAAGGCCATTCTGCCTGCAGTCTCAGAGTCTCAGTGTCAGCAATTAGAAACTGATGGGATTTGGGATTTTTATACCCAATCCCCTCACATTAGGCTGCTTACCAAGTGCTGTATGACTTCAAAGCTGCTGATTCTGATTGTTTACTTAGTAAATAGTAAGAGAATAAGTAACCCACACAAACATGAACTTTGCCTGTGGAGATTAGTCTGCtgcattatcttctgtaaaatAACTTGGATCACATTTTGCATCGCTGATCCACTGATTACAATTACTTTATTGTAAATGGCCTATTCCCCTCCATGTTTCATGTTCTGTTTTATGTTGTGTTTGAATATGTGCTGTACTGTATGTGGTCTTGACAATGTGTGAGAAAGTAGATTTTCCTTCTCTCTTGCACAATAATATCCTTTTCATTTTCAGTATGGATTTCATTCTTGTCATAGCATGGAAAATActctcatccacagaatcagCAACCTCTGAGTTTATCTGATGAAAACTGTCACCCTTCTCGTTCTTTGTTGAAAGCAGTACTGAAGTCAAGGTGGACCACTCCATCTTCTTAGACTGCCTCTCCAGACTTGTGCAGCAGTGTCTGACCACCTCCTGTGATGCTTCCACTTTGCCTATTTCTCATCCATGCAAATGGCTTTTGGCCATCTAACTACCTGTTTTCAGGGTACAGTCAAATTGTGATCTAAATACGGTCATTTATTCCTGCAGTAAATGTATGGCCAAAATTAATTGCACGTGGAAAGGTGCCCTACAGAATTGGaagttatttcttttaatttggcACTTTATCTTGTAACCTTAATTGTGTCTCTACGCTTGTGATCAActggattctttttttaaaagagccatTGACATCTCTTCATAGGAGGCTTTATGTAAGCTCTACCTACTTCCCCAGCACCACCTAACCTCCCAACCATGCCACCAGTAAACATCAACCACCCAAGCCATCTAGCACCCACACTGGGTGGGAAAACAGCCAACAGCTCCCCCTGAGGAGAATCTAACCCTTCCAGAAATCTCGTAAacactccccctcacccccagcatcACCCTACACCTCATCAGTTCCCAGCATCACAACAGCCGTGGTTTCTTGCTTTGACTGCCAACAGATTGTGGGATGTGGCCACAAAGGATTGTGGGACTGGGGTCAGGACAAGAACATGTGATGAGTTTGAGAGTCCTAGATGGAGAATTGTGCTCCATACAGTGCCCTGAAATAAGGACTTGATTTTTGTgatctttgtttttattaatactaattattattttattaatactaATTATTAATACTGACATGTATTCAGTCATCAATTGTATTAAACCTAGAGCTGGGTGGATAACTGAATGTGGTTAGGTAAGCATATTTTGTTGTCTGTATGCAGTTAtgtttattattacaaataaatatatagtTATTGGGTGTAGCCATAGCAAGTGCAAACATACTGTTTTTCAAACTCCAGTGTGATACCTTTGAAACATATTCCATTGAAACCGcaccaaatgaaaatatttgacttATGTTTATAAGAGTTGTGTAACAAGGGCAGAGTCGAGAAATCAGGGAAATCCAAACAATTAGTTGTTGCTGCAGTACTTATGTAATTTATTAATTCACTTGGTATCCATTCTTCTGAACAAGCTCCCAATTTAAAGAATTTAAATGACAAGCTCACTAACAAATGAGCACTGATTTATTTTTGAGAGGTACAATTGTATTAGCTGCCCATAGAGTCACTGCAATCCCACTAGAACAAAACATATTCAGTCCAACAGACTAATCCACCAGTCTAGACAAATGATtgccctcctttctcctcctcccccccccccaaaaaaacaatttCTCTATGACTTCAACTGAATCACACACAATCAGTCTGCATCTTAACCCATGCTGACTTTAGAAGATTTCTTGTGAGTTGTTATGCAGATAACTTTGTTAAAAGGTCATGCTTCTGTCTTAGCACTTCCCCTTAAAGCTCGGGGGGAAAACAGATAGTACTTGATCTATATAGCGATTTGGTGTTGTGACTGATAGTGAAATTGTGCAGTCTTTTTCCATATGAGGTCTGGATTGAACTCCAGCTAGAAATCTTCAGAAGATCGAGTTTGGACATAAGATCACTGTGCCATTAAAAGGGACCAACTGGAGTACTTTCTTGTTTCAAATAGGGACAACCCTTCTTTCATTGTATCTACTTCCACCTGAATTTGGCAAGTGCAGAGATGTTTGAGAAGATTTACAAACAGCATACGTTAACTGAATTCTGTCAAATGTTTGTATGCGTTTAGCATTTTGAACAAAAGTTCATGATAATGAACTTGacgacaaagtaaaagaagcagtgagagacaaaaagtatcctttaaaaagtgaagttaaatcctagtgaggaaaatacaaaggagcataaactctggcaaatgaaatgttaaaatattaaggccaaaaaagaatttgaagaacagctagccaaagactcaaaaagtaatagcaaatatttttaagtacatcagaagcaggaagcctgctaaataaccagtggggccactggacgatcaagatgctaaaggagcactcaaggacgataaggccattgcggagaaactaaatgaattctttgcatcggtcttcacccagctgaggatgtgagggagccattctttttaggtgacaaatctgaggaactgtccaaaattgaggtgtcattagaggaggttttggaacaaattgataaacagtaacaagtcaccaggaccagacggtattcacccaagagttctgaaggaactcaaatgtgaaatggcagaactactaactgtagtttgtaacctatcatttaaatccacttctgtaccaaatgactggaggatagctatgtgacgccaatttttaaaaaggtagcaGAGGTGAttgtggcaattacaggccagtaagcctgacctCAGTACCGGGCAatctggttgaaactgtagtaaagaacaaaattgtcagacacatagatgaaaataatttgttgaagtagagtcaacatggtttttgtaatgggaaatcaggcctcaccaatctacgagaattctttgagaggttcaacaagcatgtggaccgggggatccagtggatattgtgtacttagcttttcagaaagtctttgacaaggtccctcatcaaaggctcttaagcaaagtaagctgtcatgggatgagagggaaggtcctctcatgaattggtaactggttaaaggataggaaacacagggtaagaataaatggtcagttttcggaatggagagcggtaaatagtggtgtcccccaggggtctgaactgggaccagtcctattcaatatattcacaCATTAtcttgaaaaaggggtaaacagtgaagtggcaaaatttgcagatgttagaaaactactcaagatagtaaaATCCCAAGCAGAATGTACAGAGCTAcaaggggatctcacaaaactgggtggctgggtaacaaaatggcagatgcagtacaatgttgataaatgcaaagtaatccacattggaaaacataatcccaactatacatataaaatgatgggggtctaaattagccgttaccactcaagaaagagatattagtcattgtgcatagttctctgaaaacatccactcaaggtgcagtggcagtcaaaaaagtgaacagaatgctgggaatcattaagaaagggatagatattatcatattgcctctatataaatccatggtaagtccacatcctgaatactgcatgcagatatggtcgccccatctcaaaaatatatatattggaattggaaaaggttcagaaaagggcaagaaaaatgactaggggtatgcAATGGGTTccgcatgaggagagattaataagactagaacttttcagcttggaaaagagatgactaaggtgggatatgatagaggtctataaaatcgtgacttttgtggagaaagtaaataaggatgtgttatttactcttcataacacaggaactaggggtcaccgaatgaaattaataggcagcaggtttaaaacaaacaaaaggaagtgtttttttcacaaaacgcacaatcaacctgtggaactccttgccagaggatgttgtgaaggccaagactataacaaggttcaaaaaagaactagatacattcatggaggataggtctgtcagGAAGGAGTTAAAATGTAGCCAGCAGAaaagacaaactgctgagaagcAAGGACATAGTTTCTGTCAATACCTGATAACTTAGTTCAGCTTATCTGTAAGAAAGAATAATGCTAACCCTCCCTTCACAACCCACTGGATGTCTGTAAGCACTCATCCCTCCCCCAACCTGCACCCCGTCTCCTTCCCCTGCAAGGTAGCCATAAATGTTTGATGCAAGTAGGATGACCTCTATATGCACAtactgttcttatttttatcttGTTCAGGGTTGTAACAATGTCTGTCGCTATATGTACAGATAAATGTAAATGAATTGATAAGAGAATGTATATAACTGGCCACTATGGCACCATATTTTTGAAGCTGCTTGTCAATCTTCCCGGTAGCGTGAATAAAcccccttcagtattgtctgtgctTGCCTGATTCTTGGAGAAAAGAATCTTTTTGCCTAagagttccatcaatggctattagccagaatgggcaggggtggtgtctctagcctctgtttgtcagaagctgggaatgggtgacaggggatggatcacttgatgattacctgttctgttcattccctctggggcatctggcattggccactgccggaaaacaggatactgggctagatggacctttgatctgacccagtatggccgttcttatgttcttctaaaAACCATACTCTGTTCAATTTGCTTGTATGCTATATCCCCTTACCTGTCATCTCTTTTTTGttgagattataaactctttaatGCTGTGAttgtcttttctgtgtttgtataacacctagcacaatggggccccattgtcaGTTGGTCCCATGTCATTgccatgatacaaataataaataaatatgactATTATTTCATTAGAATTAGTTCAGCTATCTctgggatttaagcatgtatgCTGACAGGCGACTATAGCTCTTGATAGTCACTGCATACCATGCAAAATTTAACTTCTTTCAAACACAGAATAAGACAATGAATTGATCTATTTTCTAATAGTGTAGGGCGGGGCCCAGTTACTGATTACTGTACTAAGTCAAGGGTGATGTGTTCTGAGTGGccagtgttgggttttttttttttttacacaaagttTCTTTTGCATTTTAGCACAGACATCTCCCTTCTGAACAAAGTAAAACATCACTGAGAAAATCACAACGGTTTCTTCTTTAAACGTTTATTGACTTGCCTGAGTTTTTAGCCAGGTTACAAAATGATAAGGACTACTGTAGCAAAAAGGCATGCCATTAGTTATAGGAAATAACCTCCTCCTAAAAACCTATAGTAATTCTATCAATGGAGGATATTTTGGGATGATTTCAGTGTATACTTATTCCTGTGGGTTACTGACTACAGCAGTAGTTGAATAAGAGAAGGGACTGAGGAGAGCAGCAATGGTGTAATGACGATGACCGGAATCATTAGCAGTAAAAACCACCTGGAAAAGAAAATACTTGTAAGCTTGAAGCACAACAGATATGCTCTAAAACTATCTCAGTGTTAGATTTAGCATATAGTCTTCCCTGGAGTAGTATTTGGCTGATTTCTTTCAGTTATAGGTTTTATCTTTCTTTAATTATACAAACCTAATAAAGTAGATGCAAGATATTCTAACAGATTAATGCCTTTAGACAAATCTAAATCTCTACTAGTGGGttcagggcctaatccaaagctcattgaagtcagtggaaaaaatctcattgacttcactgggctttcgATTAGGCCCTTACCCCTCAATCCTGGGTGGTGCTCTCAGAAGACAATGGAAGCGTGCTCGGTACCTTGCAGGCTCAGGCCTTAGcaacataaaacaagtttgtgATTTAAAATGCAATCTACAATGTATTGTAGATGTTCTCAGAATAGCTGAGTCAGTCTTTTAGGAAATTTGAATAGAACTCAATGGCAAGCCACA
The window above is part of the Chelonia mydas isolate rCheMyd1 chromosome 2, rCheMyd1.pri.v2, whole genome shotgun sequence genome. Proteins encoded here:
- the LOC102939352 gene encoding transthyretin; its protein translation is MAFRSLLLVFLAGLVVFSEAAPPGSHDSKHPLIVKILDSVRGSPASSVPIKLYKKADDGTWQLLSSGKTNEYGEIHELITEKQFVTGLYKIEFDTVTYWKGLGLNPFHEHADVVFKANDSGYRHYTIAALLSPFSYSTTAVVSEPKEFGTTH